In the genome of Hevea brasiliensis isolate MT/VB/25A 57/8 chromosome 14, ASM3005281v1, whole genome shotgun sequence, the window CAATCACCATATTTAGCATCTCTTCCTTTGTTTGTTGAGATGCAGGCACTCAGATAAGTAAATACACCTCCATTTCTCAAAATGATGTAGTccaaataatcaaaataaaaattgtgATACCTGAAAACAGAGTCAGAAGAAAGGATTCCTAAATGTGTATCACTGTAAGGGTGCCATGCAACTTGCAGCGTGCGTATCAAATTGCTTTCATTGAAATAGATTTGGGAACCAACTGAAACAGTCCTGCACAGGAGGTGAACAACAAAATGGGAGTTTTATAGCAGCCCAAAGATTACAGTTACAATAAACTAAAACAATTCAATAAAAAGAGGGTATGTATATGCATATTCATTGCATGGTGGATCTACACATGTTACATGTATACATATACCAATGTGCCATTACTTTAGGTAAGTAATGGGCTTGCTAAAAAATTGATTAAGGGTTACAATCTAAATCATAAattattcatcaaaacaaatcCAGAATCACAAATcacatcacacacacacacacacataaccAATTTCCATCAGTACCTGCAAACAATGGCTTTGTCCTTGTCAGAAGTTCGTCCATAGAGGTACATAACACATAGGCCATCTGAACCAGCCAAAAGCAATGCAGAGCCATTTCTATTGATGGAGATTTTATTAACCACAAAGTCAATCTGCACATCTGCTAGCAATACCTAATAAAACGTGGGCATCATTAACTGCACACTTCAAGGCTTGATAAAATAACCCAGTTAATGAAACTATTTAACCAGATGCCTACAAGCTAGAAATGTAAATGTTCAACGACAACAAGCACCTTGCAAAGAAAAACTTATAGAGGGAAAAGACCACTGAACTTTGTTGTTTGCAGCTTAAAAAACATTACATTAAATTTCTAACCCGTGCCATAACCTATATGCGGATACTGCATTGCGGTCCCTTCAAATTGAATCCGATTATAGTTCATAGATATTGCACCACTCTTCCCTTCAAATTGAACTCTATCACTCCCTAATCTATTGTTGCAGAAACTCGGCTTTTTCAGTTCATAACCCATTCCTTTTTCTCCTATTGTTATATAGCAAGCCTGAATCGAGCAATGGACCAGGAACCAAAAGCATTTCAATAGGCCTGACACATATCAATCTATTTAACACAAGAATTACCTGGCCGGAGCGGAGTTGCACTGTTATTGTACTAAAAATATGAACATTCATTCTaccccaaaaaaaaaatgaaccCTCAGGAAATTTAAAAGGAATGCTAAGCCGAGATTACGTCAAATTCCCAGTTATCTCCTCCACTTTCCTGAACTTTCTCAGCAACCAAacagtagagagagagagagagagagagtacccTCCAAGGAGTAGCAGCGAGGACAGAGGTGGGTTCAGGCTCGCCGAGCCGAATAGAAACGCGATGAAGACAATGCTTGCTCGAATCCCAATAATACAACCTAGAACACCCGTCCCATGCCAACAGGTTCCTCGGCGCTCTAGCAGCGGCGTCTGCGTCGGCTACAGAAGTGAAGAGAGGGTGGGACTTCAGTGGGACCCACTGGACATCTTCTTTGGGAGTTAGGGATCGCGGAGAGGAATCCACATTCGACTCAGTCAGCTCGAAGTTGAATCTCATTTTCACTCTGTTTCTCTTATTCTCCAGAATCTCACTGTCTAATTTTTCGATAGAGTGCAAAGCGGGAGGAATTGGCCCTAAGCCCTGCCTGCAGGTGCAGCTTGCAAAATTTTCGGGAAGATGCGAAGTGATGCGACATCGTTCCAGATTTCTTTAGACTTTAGAAGGCGGAGTTGAATTGCAACTTCGCTAAACTAAGTTAGAACGACGCCGTGTCttataaaaaaaaacaattttttcAATTCACTAACAAATATTAACTAATATAAGCACACTTTGCCTgaaattattcttttaataatataaatattaatatgctaatattataattttttagtaaATGGATAAACTTATATGTTTATTATAACTTATCCAAATCTATTAATAAAAATGTTTAATCCATctttgaaataaattaaatagttaattaaatgattgagtatgaatagttaattaaataaaataaatagttaattaaaaaaatgattgaatattAACAAATGCTGGAGAAAAAGGAACTCATTTAATCATTATGAAATTGCATAATATACAAATTTATTGACAATCAaattttattcctttttaatttcatttaaattgtatttattaaaattgttgCTAATGATTTAATAGAAAAAATGTTTTTTTTGGTAGAACTCTTAATAAATTGTATGGTTTAtccgaatttttttttaatatgagtAAATTAATTTATATGGTAAAATAGGCTtatttgataaaataaaaaatatatatatatattaacatgtTATTTGTCAAAATATGAGATGTGATATGACAAATAACAACTATGGCTTAaacatatataaatttaattatttgataaaattttaaaaaaataaaaatatagaattATTGACTAAAACACTTTTGGTTATTAAAAtcttttgattaaattaattaagtgaTGTTGTCATGGATTTAGGCGTACTCGGTCAATGTTCAATGGCTAAATCCTGAATGActtgaaaataaaaagaaatgtgAGGTCCGTTGGCTGTTTGATAGTCGCTATAATGCTCAAGTCAATGAtggaatttattaaaaaattgcaaaaagtattatattttatttagtttttcaCAATGTACTTTATTTTGAGTTTTTGGACTTCTTTATATAGGGATAAGAATGGTAGTTATTCGAAATCTCAGCATGATCTTTATTATTTCCTTATTTAGGTTATAACGAAATACACATTAATTATCGTGTTTGATCTCAGCTGCGATCTACGATGTGATCCCGATTGTTTTGATTTCTTCATTGATACACATCTATCCGAACTTGAGTGAGAGACATTTCCTATCAAAATTGCCCTAGAGATCGCCTTTGAGCTCAAATCCAAAATGTGTGCGAACCTCAATCCGAACTCATCATGATCGGTTTTTTTGGCTCCTCCATATCATTAAGTGTTCATATAATtgtataaaatgatttttaaataattttacttaTGTCCTCTATTTGTATTTTTATAACCATTGATTTGTTAGTATAATTAGTGGTGATTTTTctactagaatttttttttttaatataaaaaaatttaaggaaACTTAGTTTATAGATTAAATCAGTAAAATTATAAACTTCATTtatcatattatttataaattaaattaataaaattattttattataatataattataaataaatgtgatttttttatatttatatattataaataaatatgaatGGTATTAAATGCTTTAAGTGACTTACTTTATAATCACCATGATAATTTGAATCTATCTAAATATCTCTCATTAAAGAAAGCTTTTCATTTTATTGAATGTTTTGCACCCAACCTATGGTGATGATAGATGATTGATAATTCTTAAACTTAGGATCCCTTTGTTttgatgaaaaatatttttttaattaaaatgaaaataaaactatttttaagaaaaataaatttttacttaaaaaaaaaaagttatttttcaGAATTtcacaattttattaaaaatgtgAAAACACTACGTGAATGAAATAAAtacttattattaatttaacattacaatcaaataattaaaaatgtttttaagaaaaaatattgtttcaaaaaatatttttcacaaaaattatttttcatatataaattattttttacgaaATAAACGAAAtcctaatatttatttaattaattaattaattcaaattcAACAAATAAAATACATAGTAGGAAAAGATTCTTGATTAGAACATCTTGCACAAGTTCATATCCCACATTTAACAATTGGGTTTCATAACAAGGGTATTGGATAGTATGCAATCACCCTTCAACATTAAATAAGTACAAAAAAATCTATATGACTTAAaactaaaaaagaaaattaaaaaaaaaatgctagatgtATCCTCTAGCCACAGCCTCTATAGTGAATCAAAaaccactgatatacaattctgattAAAATCTAAACTcgaaatcttataattttaaagacAAATTTAATATTTTGGCATATGTACTCAAAATCCCTTTTGTTAGTTTGGCTTCCCCAGTAAATCTCTAGCTTGCAGGTTGCCTTTGGATAAGCCTGTGCCCAAAAAAAAAGGAGCCAAGTGAGACATATAGTGCCACTTTCAAATGGGTTATAGGCTTATGGGAAAGGGGTTTTTGAGCATTACCTGCAACTGGACACTGAAGAATTTGATTTTGCTAatgagagaaatgaagaaaaaaaaatagaaatctgTGTAATGTTGTTGTTAGTCCTTGAATTCATTGATTGTTACTGCAGAAATCACTTTACTCTCTCTTGTTTTGGAATCTTTTTATACCCAGGAAATCCATTCTTGAAAGCAGAAACCTGCACACACATGACAGAACCTACGTTAATACAATTTCATAATGTATAGCACTTTGATGATACAAATTGataaatgcttttttttttttttttggcaattacAAATTGATAAATGCTTATTGTCACTTTCATATGGAATCAAAATCTAAGCAATTTGACAAAAGCGAGCAGAGAAACTAAAGAAGTGTGAACTCAACTCGAGTTTACAGATTAGCAACATATATTATGGtcattttttagttttttttaaagaaattatagCTGTGGGAAAAGAATAAAGGAATGGGAGATTCTTGAAGTTGGTTTGTGAAAAGAATGAGAACTCATGAGTTTGGTAATTGGATTCCTTGAAAAGAAGGAATAGGTTCTTGCTGTGATAGGACAAAAGAAATGTGAGCTCTAATGCAAAAtagcataataataataataaagtcaaGTTTTGCAAGTTGCCCATCACAGATGGTGGCTGCCCATCACAGATGGTGGCTGCCCGTCACAGATTCTGAGTATAATACAAAGATTTATTGGTTTGACCAAATGGGGATTAGGATGGGCTCAAGGTCAGGTGAAGAACATGTGTTCCAATTACACTATATCACATGCCAGCTAAAATcttttttaaaggaaaaaaattggCACATActgaccttttttttttctatggtTGAGCCATTTGAGGCTGTCAGTTGTAAATGGACAATTTCAGAAAATATCATAAACATGGAGGTTTGCTAGGGGAATTTTCATTGGCATCTTAAGTTAacacttaataataataataatatttgtcTAACCTGATTTGATCTAGTGGTTGAAAGCATGTAACTTTCTTATAAACACAGATTCAAGTCGCGATTCCTCTACTCAAAAGAATGatcatatttaatttaacaatattatcaaatttaaatttaaatttccccatatattaattaattagatttttaaacATTTTACTTCAATATAAGTTTTTTAAGCAAAATCAGGTGATTTTTCAGAgagttttaaaaaattataaaaatgaacaaaatttttgaaaaaaaataataaattacaaaGTTTTTATATCATTAATGACAATTCACACtatattttcactttttttttaatttttaaagaaatttaaaatgttaaattataattaataaaagacCAATTCAAATAGACAAATAGTTTGTTTTGGACCTTCCAGAATAATGAAAACAAAATTTCAACCCTTGTACAGTTGTGTTGATTAATAGACAATTCAATAGTTTCCTACTCAACCAAATGAAATTTCATAGGCCTCTCATTGCAAGCAATTAAGGAAGTGGTGAAGATGTGACAATTCAATAGTTTCCCATtaaaccaaatgaacaattagttattctaattatttttgtaatattacttAATCAAATTGGTGGCTATTCTCTTAATTTGGTAAATTTTTCTTCAAGGATAGGTCCTGAGTTTTTTGAAAACACCAACTGGTTGGCTATTCTCCTAATTGGATACTACTTTCCAATTCACATCATcttaaaagagaaagaaaaagaaaagaaaggaaacttACAGCTTCAATGTCAATTTTGTAAACCAGaagctttcttctttctttgcaaCTTGTTCTATATGCCACAACTATATGACCAATTGCTAAAACCCATGAGCAAATGAACAAGGCAATTTCCATGGCTTTTACATACTCTTCTCCATCATTCATTCTTGAAACACTGAACACATATGGTGCTTTCAATGTCACATAAATTAGAGATAACACAGAACATATAGTTGTAATCCCCAAGTATGGTCCTCCTGAAAGCCTTGGCCCATCACACAAGCTGTAAACACCTGCAGAGAAAATCaatgattaaattaataaatcatcAAAAATCAATTAATAATTACCGTAGAATATGAATCTGTGAACTTACAGATGATGACTGCTGATCTTATGATGGATACGAGGGGAATATCAATGAGGGAATATCTAAAATCATAGTTACTGAAATGGGTAGAGAGGGTTTTaaaagataaagaagaagaagaagaagaagaaagagaagcagatagaagagaaaaaggaagaagggtATCAGCTATAACAAGAAGAACAGGAGCAGAGAAAAGAAGGAAAGAGATTAACATGGTAATCAAGAAGAAAACAGTCTTCAAAATTCTCAATATTATAATAATTGATTTCTCTTCCATTGCAAAACCcatctcttcttttcctttctggaTTTTTGGGTTAATTTcttgagtgatcttaaagatgTATGTACAAGAAAAGaaggtagaagaagaagaagaagaagaagaagaagaagactgttGCTATGGTGGCTAGCTAGGTAGAGATATGATGAGTGTTAGGGGAAGTAGAGAGAGGGGCTTAAAAGGAGATGAAGAAAATGCAAAGAGACATTTCTTGGGAAATATTTTAAAGGGAAGAGTAAGAAAATGAAAAGTGCCATGGAAGGTGCAGGCTTCAAGGCTTCAACGTTTTTGACCAGACTTGTCTGCAAGGGAAATAGAGTGGAGAATTACCAGTCAAATAAGCCAATGATTATTAATTAACTGCAAAACCTAACAGCTAGCTAAAGTTttcccttttcttcctcttcAGAAATGGAGAATCCAAcctgaattttttaaattcaatgtaaATACAGTGAAATATGCTCACTATTGTGCTATGAATgtcatttaattattaatttttttaattatttatgatcaataatatttttagattaatttttatatttgaaattattttttatataattttaaaatatgtttttcatttaatataaataattttaaaatgaaaCTAATGAAATTCAACTCTTACATGAAATAAAAGAGAATCTCATTTTTATTGATTGAACTAATTATATTTGATTTATTTCcttattatttatttgttattcatgtcatattataaaaatatttaattattataaatgaattataatttaacaatattaaattatttttaaattttgaataaaagagtattcctattttttaaaaatatttagattaaaGCCTCCattctagttttttttttataggtttcTCACACTCCATTGCATTCTTTTGAGAACTACACCATTAAAATTCAAATTGTTACTTTGCATATTATTAAAGATGTTAGATTTATGTGTcaagaaaatttatgaatttataccaaattttatgaatttaattcaattcaatggGAAGTGACATATTTTTAGCCTAAAATAACATCCTGTGAGATGCATTGTTGGACAATTTATTACTAAATTATTTATACTTATAAatagaaataatatttaattatcaatAATAATGTAAAGAGTCAAAATCAGACTAAGACTAAATCATCTCACCAGATTAATCACTATGCCACCACTCTCGGTCACTATTGCACTCATTCAAATAAGAAGAAATGGTTATTCATATTGTTATTTTAAGGGATAAATTTAAAGAATTATCTCACCAGACTAATCACTGTGTTACCATCCTCGGTTATTATTGCATTCAttcaaataagaagaaaatgttaTATTTATATTGTTATTTTGAAGGATAAATTTCAAGAGTCGTCTCTGAATTTTAGAGGTAGTaataaaattatttctaaatttgAAAATATAACATAAATCTTTCTGAAATTTAAGATTTTATATAGTAAAAATCATTCTAATATTTAATAGCTAATTTATACAATCCAAAATAATAGTAACGTGAATAATTTTTTCTCATTTATGTGATAGTGACAAAACTAGTTATGATTGTCTtcacaaattaattataaaataattttaaccgtataaaataataaaatattatatatataacaaataattaaagaaattatgccttaaaaaaaattattcacgtTATTATTATTTTCGATTGTCCATATTAATATGttacttataaattaattattaagagttaaaataattttattgtgtaaaaatttaaaatttaattaattttatgttatattttaagtttagaaacggttctgtaataatttttaaaatttaaggataacaatttaaatttattattaagtaAATGAAGAAAGAGAAAATGCGGGAAAAGtatgttttttattattattatttttttaatggagGTACATTTGGCCGCGTAATATAACGGATAAATAAGAATACTTGAAGCCAATCAAGCGGGTATGGTGGAACCGACCGATTGGAATCATGTGATCACATGCAAGAGTTTGTCTTCTCGAATCTTTAAgagttattatttaaaataaataaacaaataatttttttttatttaaattgaattgtttttggattttcttttgaaTTGGATGATTAAATTAATCTGTTGGTAGTTGGTAGTTACTCTCAATTTGAAAAACAACAACATACACAATTCAAATTTCAAtctatgaattttattttattttatttttttggaatTGAAATCTATGATTTGTTAATTCCCTTATCCACCTACTTTTGAATGGGGATACCCTCTTGTGCAATAGCTTGAGAGAGGCCTATGCCTAATTGCCTAGCTTGCATTGCAATATGCTTGGAGTTACCCATgataattaaatcttaatttgTATTATTTACCTTTAATTATTGCAATATTAAGGTGGCTAATTAACTTATCTAGGTGATGGGCCTTTGGATGTGCCTATCTCTATCTCCATTCAATGAACTCTTCAAATTAATCCTTAATTCTGTTTAACATTGCTGAAATAGTTTTCAAAATATATTAGTTatatattattgaaaaataatttaaaattaaatattataaattctagtgataaaaatatcaaaataatataattacttttttaaattaattttttcaaaatattaaaataatattttttattaaaaaaaaattatccctTCAATCTCAATATCTGATAGatactaaattattaattaatttttaacaaaCATGCATGCAAAAGATAATTTCAGttgtaatttttaataataattacaaggtaGGATATATATATCCATTTTATAATaaacataaaattaattaattctttCAAGATTcgtgattaatatttttaataatatatattttcaaatattaaaactaAGTTTTATCTTAAAAGTATAGTAAATCTTATCATATATGAATAAGttgaaatatataaaataatattaataatttaataatctaGTTAATTAATCAatagataaatttaattaatttttctttatttttaaatataaggaATAGTTGATTTTTTGAAATTCGAGTGCTTTTATCTATCTATTTTGAAATTCATCGCTTTTATACTTTATAATGAGATCGGTAAATGACTACCTATATTAAAAAGTAAGAGGCATTTTcgaaaatttattatataaaaattactgtgaataaaattatgaattaatattcAATTATTATATACAAGTCATAAGTCAAGTCCAACCTCATTGTATATACATAGTTGAAattcaaataaatgaaaaaaaaaatgcaaatatAAAATATTGTCCATGCTTAAATTGAAGCGCTTAaacattttattataaaaaaaaaaaacacttaatTAAACATTTAGAAACTTAATTGAAAATGGCATTATATTAGCTTATAAAAAAAATCTTCAATTTTCATATTTAtagttaaataaatttaattactaACATATAATTCATCTGAC includes:
- the LOC110651694 gene encoding uncharacterized protein LOC110651694; its protein translation is MGFAMEEKSIIIILRILKTVFFLITMLISFLLFSAPVLLVIADTLLPFSLLSASLSSSSSSSLSFKTLSTHFSNYDFRYSLIDIPLVSIIRSAVIICVYSLCDGPRLSGGPYLGITTICSVLSLIYVTLKAPYVFSVSRMNDGEEYVKAMEIALFICSWVLAIGHIVVAYRTSCKERRKLLVYKIDIEAVSAFKNGFPGYKKIPKQERVK